A window of Piliocolobus tephrosceles isolate RC106 chromosome 13, ASM277652v3, whole genome shotgun sequence contains these coding sequences:
- the ACCS gene encoding 1-aminocyclopropane-1-carboxylate synthase-like protein 1 isoform X3: protein MFTLPQKDLSAPTTCLGPTCMQDLGSSHGDDLEGECSRKLDQKLPELLGVGDPAILSSDTSYLSSRGRMIKWFWDSAEEGYRTYHMDEYDEDKNPSLSQSDMQRVEPSLLQYADWRGHLFLREEVAKFLSFYCKSPAPLRPENVVVLNGGASLFSALATVLCEAREAFLIPTPYYGAITQHVCLYGNVRLAYVYLDSEVTGLDTRPFQLTVEKLETALREAHSEGVKVKGLILINPQNPLGDIYSPEELQEYLVFAKRHKLHVIVDEVYMLSVFEESVGYRSVLSLESSVLRLFPRCALCRLPDPQRTHVMWATSKDFGMSGLRFGTLYTENQDVATAVASLCRYHGLSGLVQYQMAQLLRDRDWINQVYLPENHARLKAAHTYVSEELRALGIPFLSRGAGFFIWVDLRKYLPKGTFEEEMLLWRRFLDNKVLLSFGKAFECKEPGWFRFVFSDQAHRLCLGMQRVRQVLAGKSQVAEDPPPSQSQEPSDQRR, encoded by the exons ATGTTCACACTTCCTCAAAAGGACTTAAGTGCTCCCACCACCTGTCTGGGCCCCACCTGCATGCAGGACCTGGGCAGTAGCCATGGGGATGATCTGGAAGGAGAATGCTCCAGAAAACTGGACCAGAAGCTGCCAGAGCTCCTTGGAGTGGGTGATCCTGCCATCCTCTCCTCTGATACCTCCTACCTATCCTCTAGAGGAAGAATGATTAAATGGTTCTGGGATTCCGCTGAGGAGGGCTACAGGACCTACCACATGGATGAGTATGATGAGGACAAGAACCCCAGT CTGAGTCAGAGCGACATGCAGAGAGTGGAGCCGTCCCTGCTGCAGTACGCCGACTGGAGGGGACATCTGTT CCTCCGGGAGGAAGTGGCCAAGTTCCTGTCTTTCTACTGCAAGAGCCCAGCGCCACTCAGACCAGAGAAT GTGGTTGTCCTGAATGGTGGTGCCTCGCTCTTCTCTGCTCTGGCCACGGTGCTGTGTGAGGCCAGGG AGGCTTTCCTGATCCCCACCCCTTACTATGGCGCCATCACACAGCACGTGTGTCTCTACGGCAACGTCCGACTGGCCTATGTCTACTTGGACAGTGAG GTCACTGGGCTAGACACACGCCCCTTCCAGCTCACAGTGGAGAAGCTGGAGACGGCCCTGCGAGAAGCTCACTCTGAG GGTGTGAAGGTCAAAGGCCTCATCCTCATCAACCCCCAGAACCCTCTGGGTGACATCTACTCCCCGGAAGAGCTGCAGGAGTACCTGGTATTTGCCAAGAG GCACAAGCTGCATGTGATTGTGGATGAGGTCTACATGCTGTCCGTGTTTGAGGAGTCAGTTGGGTACCGCAGTGTCCTAAGCCTGGAAAG TTCTGTGTTGCGTCTGTTTCCACGCTGTGCTCTCTGCAGGCTGCCTGACCCCCAGAGGACCCACGTGATGTGGGCAACCAGCAAG GACTTTGGGATGTCTGGGCTCCGCTTTGGCACACTGTACACAGAAAACCAGGACGTGGCCACTGCCGTGGCTTCCCTCTGCCGCTACCACGGCCTCAGTGGCTTGGTCCAGTACCAGATGGCACAGCTGCTGCGGGACCGTG ACTGGATCAACCAGGTGTACCTGCCGGAAAACCATGCCCGGCTCAAGGCTGCCCACACCTACGTCTCGGAAGAGCTCAGGGCGTTGGGGATCCCCTTCTTGAGTCGTGGGGCCGGCTTCTTCATCTGGGTTGACTTGAGAAAG TACCTGCCCAAGGGCACCTTTGAGGAGGAAATGCTGCTCTGGCGCCGCTTTTTGGACAACAAGGTGCTGCTGTCCTTTGGCAAGGCCTTCGAGTGTAAAGAGCCTGGTTGGTTTCGCTTTGTCTTCTCAGACCAGGCCCACCGGCTTTGCCTGG GGATGCAGAGGGTCCGGCAGGTGCTTGCAGGCAAATCCCAAGTGGCTGAAGACCCCCCTCCCTCTCAGAGCCAAGAGCCAAGTGACCAACGCAGGTGA
- the ACCS gene encoding 1-aminocyclopropane-1-carboxylate synthase-like protein 1 isoform X1, giving the protein MFTLPQKDLSAPTTCLGPTCMQDLGSSHGDDLEGECSRKLDQKLPELLGVGDPAILSSDTSYLSSRGRMIKWFWDSAEEGYRTYHMDEYDEDKNPSGIINLGVSENKLCSDLLSWRLSQSDMQRVEPSLLQYADWRGHLFLREEVAKFLSFYCKSPAPLRPENVVVLNGGASLFSALATVLCEAREAFLIPTPYYGAITQHVCLYGNVRLAYVYLDSEVTGLDTRPFQLTVEKLETALREAHSEGVKVKGLILINPQNPLGDIYSPEELQEYLVFAKRHKLHVIVDEVYMLSVFEESVGYRSVLSLESSVLRLFPRCALCRLPDPQRTHVMWATSKDFGMSGLRFGTLYTENQDVATAVASLCRYHGLSGLVQYQMAQLLRDRDWINQVYLPENHARLKAAHTYVSEELRALGIPFLSRGAGFFIWVDLRKYLPKGTFEEEMLLWRRFLDNKVLLSFGKAFECKEPGWFRFVFSDQAHRLCLGMQRVRQVLAGKSQVAEDPPPSQSQEPSDQRR; this is encoded by the exons ATGTTCACACTTCCTCAAAAGGACTTAAGTGCTCCCACCACCTGTCTGGGCCCCACCTGCATGCAGGACCTGGGCAGTAGCCATGGGGATGATCTGGAAGGAGAATGCTCCAGAAAACTGGACCAGAAGCTGCCAGAGCTCCTTGGAGTGGGTGATCCTGCCATCCTCTCCTCTGATACCTCCTACCTATCCTCTAGAGGAAGAATGATTAAATGGTTCTGGGATTCCGCTGAGGAGGGCTACAGGACCTACCACATGGATGAGTATGATGAGGACAAGAACCCCAGT GGCATCATCAACTTGGGTGTCAGTGAGAACAAACTCTGCTCTGACCTGCTGTCCTGGCGG CTGAGTCAGAGCGACATGCAGAGAGTGGAGCCGTCCCTGCTGCAGTACGCCGACTGGAGGGGACATCTGTT CCTCCGGGAGGAAGTGGCCAAGTTCCTGTCTTTCTACTGCAAGAGCCCAGCGCCACTCAGACCAGAGAAT GTGGTTGTCCTGAATGGTGGTGCCTCGCTCTTCTCTGCTCTGGCCACGGTGCTGTGTGAGGCCAGGG AGGCTTTCCTGATCCCCACCCCTTACTATGGCGCCATCACACAGCACGTGTGTCTCTACGGCAACGTCCGACTGGCCTATGTCTACTTGGACAGTGAG GTCACTGGGCTAGACACACGCCCCTTCCAGCTCACAGTGGAGAAGCTGGAGACGGCCCTGCGAGAAGCTCACTCTGAG GGTGTGAAGGTCAAAGGCCTCATCCTCATCAACCCCCAGAACCCTCTGGGTGACATCTACTCCCCGGAAGAGCTGCAGGAGTACCTGGTATTTGCCAAGAG GCACAAGCTGCATGTGATTGTGGATGAGGTCTACATGCTGTCCGTGTTTGAGGAGTCAGTTGGGTACCGCAGTGTCCTAAGCCTGGAAAG TTCTGTGTTGCGTCTGTTTCCACGCTGTGCTCTCTGCAGGCTGCCTGACCCCCAGAGGACCCACGTGATGTGGGCAACCAGCAAG GACTTTGGGATGTCTGGGCTCCGCTTTGGCACACTGTACACAGAAAACCAGGACGTGGCCACTGCCGTGGCTTCCCTCTGCCGCTACCACGGCCTCAGTGGCTTGGTCCAGTACCAGATGGCACAGCTGCTGCGGGACCGTG ACTGGATCAACCAGGTGTACCTGCCGGAAAACCATGCCCGGCTCAAGGCTGCCCACACCTACGTCTCGGAAGAGCTCAGGGCGTTGGGGATCCCCTTCTTGAGTCGTGGGGCCGGCTTCTTCATCTGGGTTGACTTGAGAAAG TACCTGCCCAAGGGCACCTTTGAGGAGGAAATGCTGCTCTGGCGCCGCTTTTTGGACAACAAGGTGCTGCTGTCCTTTGGCAAGGCCTTCGAGTGTAAAGAGCCTGGTTGGTTTCGCTTTGTCTTCTCAGACCAGGCCCACCGGCTTTGCCTGG GGATGCAGAGGGTCCGGCAGGTGCTTGCAGGCAAATCCCAAGTGGCTGAAGACCCCCCTCCCTCTCAGAGCCAAGAGCCAAGTGACCAACGCAGGTGA
- the ACCS gene encoding 1-aminocyclopropane-1-carboxylate synthase-like protein 1 isoform X4 produces the protein MFTLPQKDLSAPTTCLGPTCMQDLGSSHGDDLEGECSRKLDQKLPELLGVGDPAILSSDTSYLSSRGRMIKWFWDSAEEGYRTYHMDEYDEDKNPSLSQSDMQRVEPSLLQYADWRGHLFLREEVAKFLSFYCKSPAPLRPENVVVLNGGASLFSALATVLCEAREAFLIPTPYYGAITQHVCLYGNVRLAYVYLDSEVTGLDTRPFQLTVEKLETALREAHSEGVKVKGLILINPQNPLGDIYSPEELQEYLVFAKRHKLHVIVDEVYMLSVFEESVGYRSVLSLERLPDPQRTHVMWATSKDFGMSGLRFGTLYTENQDVATAVASLCRYHGLSGLVQYQMAQLLRDRDWINQVYLPENHARLKAAHTYVSEELRALGIPFLSRGAGFFIWVDLRKYLPKGTFEEEMLLWRRFLDNKVLLSFGKAFECKEPGWFRFVFSDQAHRLCLGMQRVRQVLAGKSQVAEDPPPSQSQEPSDQRR, from the exons ATGTTCACACTTCCTCAAAAGGACTTAAGTGCTCCCACCACCTGTCTGGGCCCCACCTGCATGCAGGACCTGGGCAGTAGCCATGGGGATGATCTGGAAGGAGAATGCTCCAGAAAACTGGACCAGAAGCTGCCAGAGCTCCTTGGAGTGGGTGATCCTGCCATCCTCTCCTCTGATACCTCCTACCTATCCTCTAGAGGAAGAATGATTAAATGGTTCTGGGATTCCGCTGAGGAGGGCTACAGGACCTACCACATGGATGAGTATGATGAGGACAAGAACCCCAGT CTGAGTCAGAGCGACATGCAGAGAGTGGAGCCGTCCCTGCTGCAGTACGCCGACTGGAGGGGACATCTGTT CCTCCGGGAGGAAGTGGCCAAGTTCCTGTCTTTCTACTGCAAGAGCCCAGCGCCACTCAGACCAGAGAAT GTGGTTGTCCTGAATGGTGGTGCCTCGCTCTTCTCTGCTCTGGCCACGGTGCTGTGTGAGGCCAGGG AGGCTTTCCTGATCCCCACCCCTTACTATGGCGCCATCACACAGCACGTGTGTCTCTACGGCAACGTCCGACTGGCCTATGTCTACTTGGACAGTGAG GTCACTGGGCTAGACACACGCCCCTTCCAGCTCACAGTGGAGAAGCTGGAGACGGCCCTGCGAGAAGCTCACTCTGAG GGTGTGAAGGTCAAAGGCCTCATCCTCATCAACCCCCAGAACCCTCTGGGTGACATCTACTCCCCGGAAGAGCTGCAGGAGTACCTGGTATTTGCCAAGAG GCACAAGCTGCATGTGATTGTGGATGAGGTCTACATGCTGTCCGTGTTTGAGGAGTCAGTTGGGTACCGCAGTGTCCTAAGCCTGGAAAG GCTGCCTGACCCCCAGAGGACCCACGTGATGTGGGCAACCAGCAAG GACTTTGGGATGTCTGGGCTCCGCTTTGGCACACTGTACACAGAAAACCAGGACGTGGCCACTGCCGTGGCTTCCCTCTGCCGCTACCACGGCCTCAGTGGCTTGGTCCAGTACCAGATGGCACAGCTGCTGCGGGACCGTG ACTGGATCAACCAGGTGTACCTGCCGGAAAACCATGCCCGGCTCAAGGCTGCCCACACCTACGTCTCGGAAGAGCTCAGGGCGTTGGGGATCCCCTTCTTGAGTCGTGGGGCCGGCTTCTTCATCTGGGTTGACTTGAGAAAG TACCTGCCCAAGGGCACCTTTGAGGAGGAAATGCTGCTCTGGCGCCGCTTTTTGGACAACAAGGTGCTGCTGTCCTTTGGCAAGGCCTTCGAGTGTAAAGAGCCTGGTTGGTTTCGCTTTGTCTTCTCAGACCAGGCCCACCGGCTTTGCCTGG GGATGCAGAGGGTCCGGCAGGTGCTTGCAGGCAAATCCCAAGTGGCTGAAGACCCCCCTCCCTCTCAGAGCCAAGAGCCAAGTGACCAACGCAGGTGA
- the ACCS gene encoding 1-aminocyclopropane-1-carboxylate synthase-like protein 1 isoform X2: protein MFTLPQKDLSAPTTCLGPTCMQDLGSSHGDDLEGECSRKLDQKLPELLGVGDPAILSSDTSYLSSRGRMIKWFWDSAEEGYRTYHMDEYDEDKNPSGIINLGVSENKLCSDLLSWRLSQSDMQRVEPSLLQYADWRGHLFLREEVAKFLSFYCKSPAPLRPENVVVLNGGASLFSALATVLCEAREAFLIPTPYYGAITQHVCLYGNVRLAYVYLDSEVTGLDTRPFQLTVEKLETALREAHSEGVKVKGLILINPQNPLGDIYSPEELQEYLVFAKRHKLHVIVDEVYMLSVFEESVGYRSVLSLERLPDPQRTHVMWATSKDFGMSGLRFGTLYTENQDVATAVASLCRYHGLSGLVQYQMAQLLRDRDWINQVYLPENHARLKAAHTYVSEELRALGIPFLSRGAGFFIWVDLRKYLPKGTFEEEMLLWRRFLDNKVLLSFGKAFECKEPGWFRFVFSDQAHRLCLGMQRVRQVLAGKSQVAEDPPPSQSQEPSDQRR from the exons ATGTTCACACTTCCTCAAAAGGACTTAAGTGCTCCCACCACCTGTCTGGGCCCCACCTGCATGCAGGACCTGGGCAGTAGCCATGGGGATGATCTGGAAGGAGAATGCTCCAGAAAACTGGACCAGAAGCTGCCAGAGCTCCTTGGAGTGGGTGATCCTGCCATCCTCTCCTCTGATACCTCCTACCTATCCTCTAGAGGAAGAATGATTAAATGGTTCTGGGATTCCGCTGAGGAGGGCTACAGGACCTACCACATGGATGAGTATGATGAGGACAAGAACCCCAGT GGCATCATCAACTTGGGTGTCAGTGAGAACAAACTCTGCTCTGACCTGCTGTCCTGGCGG CTGAGTCAGAGCGACATGCAGAGAGTGGAGCCGTCCCTGCTGCAGTACGCCGACTGGAGGGGACATCTGTT CCTCCGGGAGGAAGTGGCCAAGTTCCTGTCTTTCTACTGCAAGAGCCCAGCGCCACTCAGACCAGAGAAT GTGGTTGTCCTGAATGGTGGTGCCTCGCTCTTCTCTGCTCTGGCCACGGTGCTGTGTGAGGCCAGGG AGGCTTTCCTGATCCCCACCCCTTACTATGGCGCCATCACACAGCACGTGTGTCTCTACGGCAACGTCCGACTGGCCTATGTCTACTTGGACAGTGAG GTCACTGGGCTAGACACACGCCCCTTCCAGCTCACAGTGGAGAAGCTGGAGACGGCCCTGCGAGAAGCTCACTCTGAG GGTGTGAAGGTCAAAGGCCTCATCCTCATCAACCCCCAGAACCCTCTGGGTGACATCTACTCCCCGGAAGAGCTGCAGGAGTACCTGGTATTTGCCAAGAG GCACAAGCTGCATGTGATTGTGGATGAGGTCTACATGCTGTCCGTGTTTGAGGAGTCAGTTGGGTACCGCAGTGTCCTAAGCCTGGAAAG GCTGCCTGACCCCCAGAGGACCCACGTGATGTGGGCAACCAGCAAG GACTTTGGGATGTCTGGGCTCCGCTTTGGCACACTGTACACAGAAAACCAGGACGTGGCCACTGCCGTGGCTTCCCTCTGCCGCTACCACGGCCTCAGTGGCTTGGTCCAGTACCAGATGGCACAGCTGCTGCGGGACCGTG ACTGGATCAACCAGGTGTACCTGCCGGAAAACCATGCCCGGCTCAAGGCTGCCCACACCTACGTCTCGGAAGAGCTCAGGGCGTTGGGGATCCCCTTCTTGAGTCGTGGGGCCGGCTTCTTCATCTGGGTTGACTTGAGAAAG TACCTGCCCAAGGGCACCTTTGAGGAGGAAATGCTGCTCTGGCGCCGCTTTTTGGACAACAAGGTGCTGCTGTCCTTTGGCAAGGCCTTCGAGTGTAAAGAGCCTGGTTGGTTTCGCTTTGTCTTCTCAGACCAGGCCCACCGGCTTTGCCTGG GGATGCAGAGGGTCCGGCAGGTGCTTGCAGGCAAATCCCAAGTGGCTGAAGACCCCCCTCCCTCTCAGAGCCAAGAGCCAAGTGACCAACGCAGGTGA